The Flavobacterium johnsoniae UW101 genomic interval TTTCTCACCTGACGGAACTAAAATCGCTTACGCAAAAAAAAATAACTTATATGTATATGATGTAGCATCAAAAAAATCTACACCAATTACTACAGACGGAAAGAAAAATGCTGTAATTAACGGTATTACTGACTGGGTTTACGAAGAAGAATTTGCTTTTGTGCGTGCATTTGACTGGAGCAAAGACAGTAAAAAAGTAGCTTACATTCGTTTTGACGAAAGCCAGGTTCCTGAGTTTTCAATGTCAATTTTTCATAAAGATTTATATCCAAAAATTGAAACTTTTAAATATCCTAAAGCTGGAGAAAAAAACTCAGAAGTTTCATTACATATATATGATGTAGCTGCAGGAACTGCAAAAAAAGTAAATTTAGGTAACTACAATGATTTCTATATTGCAAGAATGCAGTGGACAAATGATGCAAATGTACTTTGTGTACAGGTTTTAAACCGTCACCAAGACAATTTAGATTTATTGTTTGTTGACGGAAATACAGCGACAGCAAAAGTAGTTTTGAATGAAAAAGATAAAGCTTATGTAGATGTAACTGATAATTTGACTTTCTTAAAAGACAACAGTTTTATCTGGACCAGTGAAAAAGACGGTTTTAATCATATCTATGTGTATGATAAAAACGGAAAACTTAAAAATCAAGTTACAAAAGGAAACTGGGAAGTAGTTTCATACTATGGTTTTGACGAAAAAACAAAAACGATTTTCTATCAGTCTACAGAAAATGGTTCTATTAACAGAGATCTTTACAGAATTGGTTTAGACGGAAAAAATAAAGTGCGTTTGTCTTCAAAAACAGGAACAAGTGAGGCTACTTTCAGTCCAAATTTCCAATACTTTATTACAACTTTCTCAAGTAATACACAGCCTACAACTTATACTTTAAACGAGGCTAAAACTGGAAAAGAAATTCAGGTTATCGAAAATAATCAGGCTCTTGCTGATAAATTAAAAGCGTATAACCTTCCTTCAAAAGAATACTTTGTTTTAAAAACTGCAAAAGGGAATGAACTTAATGCATGGATTTTAAAACCAAAAGATTTTGACCCTTCAAAAAAATATCCAGTTTTTATGTTCCAATATTCAGGTCCGGGATCGCAGCAGGTGGCGAATCAATGGAATAACTCTAATGATTATTGGTTTCTTTCATTAACGCAGCAAGGTTATATTGTGGCTTGCGTTGACGGAAGAGGTACAGGTTACAAAGGGGCTGATTTCAAAAAAGTGACTCAAAAAGAATTAGGAAAATACGAAGTTGAAGATCAAATCGATGCAGCAAAAGTAATTGGTGCTTATCCATATGTTGATGCTTCAAGAATTGGAATTTTCGGATGGAGTTATGGTGGTTTTATGGCATCTAACTGTATTTTCCAAGGAAATGATGTATTTAAAATGGCAATTGCTGTTGCTCCTGTAACAAACTGGAGATTCTATGATAGTGTTTACACAGAAAGATACATGCAGACTCCACAAGAAAATGCAAGCGGATACGATCAAAACTCTCCTATAAATCACGTTGATAAATTGAAAGGAAAGTTCTTATTGATTCATGGTTCTGGCGATGACAATGTTCACGTTCAAAACACAATGCAGATGATGGAAGCATTAATTCAGGCAAATAAACAATTTGATTCTCAAATCTATCCAGATAAAGATCATGGTATTTATGGCGGAAAAACGAGAGTTCAGCTTTACAATAAAATGACCAATTTTATCAAAGAAAATTTATAATCTAAAACAATATTAACCTAAAAATAATAATGAAAATATGGGAGAAACTCAAGTAAAAACTGCGCATCCAAAAGGTCTTTGGGTACTATTCGGAACGGAGATGTGGGAGCGATTCAATTTTTATGGAATGCGCGCTTTATTAACTTTATTTCTTGTGAATTCATTATTGATGAAGGAAGAAGAAGCGTCTCTAATTTATGGAGGTTTCCTTGGACTTTGTTATTTAACACCAATGCTGGGTGGTTTTGTTGCTGACCGTTATTTAGGAAACAGAAATTGTATTCTATTAGGCGGATTATTAATGGCAATAGGACAAATGCTTTTGTTTACCAGCGGAAGCGTTTTTGAGTCAAATTTAGATCTGGCAAAAATCATTATGTACTCTGCATTAGGAGTAATTGTTTTTGGAAACGGATTCTTTAAACCAAACATTTCTAGTATGGTTGGAAGTTTGTATCCAAAACAAGAAAAAACAAAATTAGATAGTGCTTTCACTATTTTCTATATGGGGATTAACATTGGGGCATTCTTAGGTCAGTCTATTTGTCCTTTATTAGGAGATGTTAAAGATGCAGGCGGTATTAGAGATATCCACGCTTTTAGATGGGGATTCATGGCGGCTTCTGCAGCAATGTTGTTAGGTACAATTCTTTTTTACTTCTTAAAAAATAAATATGTAGTTTCTCCAGAAGGAAAACCGCTAGGAGGACTTCCTTCAAAAAATGATGCTTCAGATTTTGAAGAAGGAGAATCACAAAAAGCAAACTTTTCTAATAAAGCTCTTGCTATGGCAGGAGTAGCATTTATTGCTTTAGGGTTCTTTTTTCACTATGTGGTAGGTCAAAACTTAATTTATACTTTGATTTACTCAAGTGGTCTTGCATTGGCAGGATTGATTATTTCTGATACTTCTTTGACTAAAGTAGAAAGAGACAGAATTATTGTAATTTACATTGTATCGTTCTTTATTATCTTCTTCTGGGCGGCGTTTGAGCAGGCAGGTTCATCTTTGACTTTTATTGCTGATAACCAAACAGACAGACATTTCTTTGGCTGGGCAATGCCGCCATCGATGGTTCAAATTTTTAACGGTATGTTTGTTGTGTTTTTAGCAGTTCCATTTAGTGTTCTTTGGGATACTTTAAGAGCTAAAGGCAAAGAGCCAATCTCACCTGTAAAATTAGCTGCTGGGTTAGTGATAATTTCTGTGAGTTTCTTTATGATTGCGACTCAGGTTTCTTATATCGGAACTTCAGGACTTTTATTAGTAAAATGGCTTATCTTATTATATTTCCTAAATACATGTGCTGAGTTATGTTTGTCTCCAATTGGTTTGTCGTTGGTGGGTAAATTGTCACCAAAACGTTTTGCATCATTGTTATACGGAGTATTCTTTTTGTCTAATGCATCAGGTTATGCTTTAGGAGGAACTTTAGGTTCTATCTTGCCTGCAACCGGAGATAAATTTGCAAAAGCAAAAGAACTTGGAATAGATCTTCAGGCAGTTTTAGATAAAAAAATCACATTGACAGCAGATCAGTTGTCTTTATTAGATCATCATCAAATTAGTGCTCAAAACCCAATTTTTGCAGGATTTGAAATCCATAATTTATATGAGTTCTTTATGGTTTTTGTTGTTCTGACAGGTATTGCGGCAATTTTATTATTTGCTTTAACACCACTATTGAAAAAATTAATGCACGGTGTTAGATAAAATATAAAATGGAAAACAATATTACTTTAGAAGAAATTCAAAATTTTAAAGGCAAGTACCCAAAACAATTGTGGTACTTGTTTTTGGTTGAAATGTGGGAACGTTTTTGTTTCTACGGAATGCGTGGTGTTTTAGCTTTCTTTATGGTAGACCAATTAGGTCTGGTGGAAGGAAAAGCAAATTTGCAATATGGAGCAATTCAGGCTTTTGTATATGCATTTACTTTTATCGGTGGAATTTTTGCTGATAAAATACTAGGCTTTAAGAAATCGCTTCTTTTTGGAGGTATCGTCATGATTTTGGGGAACTTGCTTATTGCAGCTTCGCCGCATGATTTCTTTTATTACGGAATAACACTTTCTATTATTGGGACAGGTTTTTTTAAGCCGAATGTTTCTTCAATGGTAGGTGAGTTGTATCATGAAAATGATGGCCGCCGTGATGCTGGTTACGGATTATTTTATGCAGGAATTAATATAGGAGGAATGCTTGGAGGAGCGATTCCTATTTATTTAGGAAAGAACTATTCTTGGAGTCTTTGTTTTCTTTCTGCAGCAATTGTAATGATTATTGGTGTTATAACTTTTCTTTTAACAAAAAAGCATTTAGCGCCAATTGGGAATTCTCCATTAGAAAATCATACGCCTAAAAAACGTAATCTTTATGAGATCGCGGTATATGTAGGTTCTTTTATTGTTATTCCATTAGTTTATATAATGGTAATCAACTCTGATTTTACGGAGTATTTCATGTATACAATTGGAGCAGCGGCAGTAGGATATTTTCTATTTGAATTGATACAAATAAAAGACTCTAAACAACAACGCAAACTTTTAGCGGCATTTGTATTTATTTTTGGATACTTTATGTTTATGGCAATCTCAGAGCAGTCTGGAGGGTCATTATCGTTGTTTGCTAAAGATAACTTAACAAATAAATTGTTATTCTTCAATATTGATCCAAACGTGGTAAATAATAGTATAAACTCGCTTTATGTTATTATTTTCAGCCCATTAGTAGGATTGTTGTGGATTTTCCTTTACAAGCGAAAAATTGAACCAAATACTGTTATTAAATTTGGTTTGTCATTTATCTTGCTTGCGGCTGGTTTCTTCATTTTTTACAGTGCCAGATTTTTTGTTGATGCAAATGGGTTGAGCTCTCTTGATGTATTTGCTTTAGGGTATCTTTTGTATACACTTGGGGAATTATGTATTGGACCAATCGGGATGTCTGTAATTACAAAATTGTCTCCTAAACGTTTGTTTGGAATGATGATGGGATTATGGTTTTTATCGAGTGCGTTCGGGCAGTTTGCAGCAGGAAAATTAGGCGCTGAAATGTCTGATGCCAATACAGGAACTACGTTAATGTCTAAACTTATTGCTTATACAGACGGATATTATCAATTAGCATTATATTCTTTAATTGCGGGTGTTGTCTTAATTATTACAACGCCGTTAATTAGAAGATTAATGCAGGAAGTAAAATAAGCAGAAA includes:
- a CDS encoding S9 family peptidase, encoding MNTSKFTAVLLFLTAVVFGQQKITVENVFGGTFRAKGMDELQSLKNTNQYTVLNVDQASRSMQIDLYDFATLKKVSNLVDTKNHKELADGIDSYTFDASEKKILIACNSTKIFRHSFTADYYLYDIAAKSLVKLVDFQIQEPTFSPDGTKIAYAKKNNLYVYDVASKKSTPITTDGKKNAVINGITDWVYEEEFAFVRAFDWSKDSKKVAYIRFDESQVPEFSMSIFHKDLYPKIETFKYPKAGEKNSEVSLHIYDVAAGTAKKVNLGNYNDFYIARMQWTNDANVLCVQVLNRHQDNLDLLFVDGNTATAKVVLNEKDKAYVDVTDNLTFLKDNSFIWTSEKDGFNHIYVYDKNGKLKNQVTKGNWEVVSYYGFDEKTKTIFYQSTENGSINRDLYRIGLDGKNKVRLSSKTGTSEATFSPNFQYFITTFSSNTQPTTYTLNEAKTGKEIQVIENNQALADKLKAYNLPSKEYFVLKTAKGNELNAWILKPKDFDPSKKYPVFMFQYSGPGSQQVANQWNNSNDYWFLSLTQQGYIVACVDGRGTGYKGADFKKVTQKELGKYEVEDQIDAAKVIGAYPYVDASRIGIFGWSYGGFMASNCIFQGNDVFKMAIAVAPVTNWRFYDSVYTERYMQTPQENASGYDQNSPINHVDKLKGKFLLIHGSGDDNVHVQNTMQMMEALIQANKQFDSQIYPDKDHGIYGGKTRVQLYNKMTNFIKENL
- a CDS encoding peptide MFS transporter — protein: MGETQVKTAHPKGLWVLFGTEMWERFNFYGMRALLTLFLVNSLLMKEEEASLIYGGFLGLCYLTPMLGGFVADRYLGNRNCILLGGLLMAIGQMLLFTSGSVFESNLDLAKIIMYSALGVIVFGNGFFKPNISSMVGSLYPKQEKTKLDSAFTIFYMGINIGAFLGQSICPLLGDVKDAGGIRDIHAFRWGFMAASAAMLLGTILFYFLKNKYVVSPEGKPLGGLPSKNDASDFEEGESQKANFSNKALAMAGVAFIALGFFFHYVVGQNLIYTLIYSSGLALAGLIISDTSLTKVERDRIIVIYIVSFFIIFFWAAFEQAGSSLTFIADNQTDRHFFGWAMPPSMVQIFNGMFVVFLAVPFSVLWDTLRAKGKEPISPVKLAAGLVIISVSFFMIATQVSYIGTSGLLLVKWLILLYFLNTCAELCLSPIGLSLVGKLSPKRFASLLYGVFFLSNASGYALGGTLGSILPATGDKFAKAKELGIDLQAVLDKKITLTADQLSLLDHHQISAQNPIFAGFEIHNLYEFFMVFVVLTGIAAILLFALTPLLKKLMHGVR
- a CDS encoding peptide MFS transporter, with the protein product MENNITLEEIQNFKGKYPKQLWYLFLVEMWERFCFYGMRGVLAFFMVDQLGLVEGKANLQYGAIQAFVYAFTFIGGIFADKILGFKKSLLFGGIVMILGNLLIAASPHDFFYYGITLSIIGTGFFKPNVSSMVGELYHENDGRRDAGYGLFYAGINIGGMLGGAIPIYLGKNYSWSLCFLSAAIVMIIGVITFLLTKKHLAPIGNSPLENHTPKKRNLYEIAVYVGSFIVIPLVYIMVINSDFTEYFMYTIGAAAVGYFLFELIQIKDSKQQRKLLAAFVFIFGYFMFMAISEQSGGSLSLFAKDNLTNKLLFFNIDPNVVNNSINSLYVIIFSPLVGLLWIFLYKRKIEPNTVIKFGLSFILLAAGFFIFYSARFFVDANGLSSLDVFALGYLLYTLGELCIGPIGMSVITKLSPKRLFGMMMGLWFLSSAFGQFAAGKLGAEMSDANTGTTLMSKLIAYTDGYYQLALYSLIAGVVLIITTPLIRRLMQEVK